In Thalassoglobus sp. JC818, a single window of DNA contains:
- a CDS encoding lactate racemase domain-containing protein, translating into MQFHFLPRPDVGDVASAIRDALANPIDFPTVQKACVPGDKVLIALDPETPRADAIIAMLWKELSKAGVSPEDVTILQAKARSGLEVNDPRVLLAPDPRSKIEWVRHDPESEEGISYLASSSGGQRIYLASSVVHADFVIAVGVAGFDPLMGFRGESGVLYPALSNAEAIEQAVGQGHDELTPQDQRPLRQLADEVGWLLGMQFVVSVIPGHGDAIQAVFAGASDAVARTARKELVETCLVELEQRVEMVLIAIESGPAGQDWDQVAEAVNSARRIVDREGRIIVLTQLDQKLTEAIELMRQARTPEEAIQMLESNRPHGYQAAIQLAKVADWANVYLRSELPSHIVEELFMIPLESDEEVQKLIQSDDSIAVIESAQKVFTICQ; encoded by the coding sequence ATGCAGTTCCATTTCCTTCCGCGTCCGGACGTGGGAGACGTTGCGAGTGCCATTCGCGACGCATTGGCAAATCCCATCGACTTTCCAACGGTTCAGAAAGCCTGTGTTCCCGGCGACAAGGTTTTGATCGCTCTCGATCCCGAAACGCCTCGGGCAGATGCGATTATCGCGATGCTCTGGAAAGAATTGTCGAAAGCTGGAGTGTCGCCGGAAGATGTCACGATCCTTCAGGCGAAAGCCCGTTCGGGGTTAGAAGTCAACGATCCTCGCGTGCTGCTTGCGCCTGATCCGCGTTCAAAAATTGAGTGGGTCCGCCACGATCCTGAGTCCGAAGAGGGGATTTCGTATCTGGCGTCGTCGAGCGGCGGACAGCGAATTTACCTCGCAAGCAGTGTTGTGCATGCCGATTTCGTGATCGCTGTCGGCGTGGCGGGTTTCGATCCTCTCATGGGATTCCGTGGGGAATCGGGAGTCTTGTACCCAGCCTTGTCCAATGCTGAGGCAATTGAGCAAGCCGTCGGACAAGGACACGACGAACTCACCCCTCAGGATCAGCGGCCGCTGCGGCAACTCGCTGATGAAGTTGGCTGGCTGCTGGGGATGCAGTTTGTCGTCAGCGTCATTCCCGGTCATGGAGACGCAATTCAAGCGGTCTTCGCAGGGGCAAGCGACGCTGTTGCCAGAACCGCTCGTAAAGAACTTGTCGAGACATGTCTCGTTGAGTTGGAACAGCGGGTGGAAATGGTCCTCATCGCCATCGAGTCCGGACCCGCTGGTCAGGATTGGGATCAGGTTGCTGAAGCAGTTAATTCAGCTCGACGAATTGTTGACCGTGAAGGGCGGATCATCGTACTGACGCAACTCGACCAGAAGCTCACTGAAGCGATTGAGTTGATGCGGCAAGCCCGCACTCCGGAAGAAGCGATTCAGATGCTGGAAAGCAATCGTCCACACGGTTATCAGGCAGCGATTCAACTTGCCAAAGTCGCAGACTGGGCGAACGTTTATCTCCGTAGCGAGCTGCCATCGCACATCGTGGAAGAGCTGTTCATGATCCCTCTCGAAAGCGATGAAGAAGTCCAGAAACTGATTCAAAGCGACGATTCGATCGCCGTCATCGAGAGTGCTCAAAAGGTCTTCACCATCTGTCAGTGA
- a CDS encoding sulfatase-like hydrolase/transferase: MARMFSQQRKLLILLVGVFSFWGQSPQDVNAAPPNVVLIYTDDQGSFDANCYGSEDLVTPTQDLLAETGVRFTQMYSPSAICSASRAGLMTGRFPARAGVPGNVSSTHGHAGMPPSEVTIAEALKAAGYRTGHVGKWHLGYDEATMPNGQGFDFSYGHMGGCIDNYSHFFYWAGPNRHDLWRNGEEIWEDGQFFPDLMVRECKDFIGQEPDQPFFLYWAINVPHYPMQGTERWREVYKDLPAPRRMYAEFVSTMDEKVGEVLDFLDEQGMRENTIVILQSDHGHSTEERAFFGGGNAGNLRGAKGCLFEGGVRVPSFISWPEKIPQGEVRDQMVFGCDWYPTILELCDVEPVDHHLDGKSIASVVIKNEASPHEELFWQLGSGNKPQLALRSGQWKLLIHPQDRSDKGELTADDDVFLVNLQSDPEEMTNVAKQHPDVVQELTARIETLREDWQE, translated from the coding sequence ATGGCTCGCATGTTCTCACAGCAACGGAAATTGCTCATCCTGTTGGTCGGAGTCTTTAGTTTTTGGGGGCAAAGTCCTCAAGATGTGAACGCCGCACCTCCCAACGTTGTGCTCATCTACACCGACGATCAGGGGAGTTTTGACGCGAATTGTTATGGGTCGGAAGACCTCGTTACCCCCACTCAGGATCTGCTCGCCGAAACGGGGGTTCGGTTCACGCAGATGTATTCTCCGTCGGCGATTTGTTCCGCTTCACGAGCTGGGCTGATGACCGGACGTTTTCCTGCCCGAGCCGGAGTTCCGGGAAACGTCTCATCGACGCACGGACATGCCGGGATGCCTCCCAGCGAAGTGACCATTGCCGAAGCACTCAAGGCTGCCGGTTACCGAACCGGTCACGTCGGAAAATGGCACCTGGGGTATGATGAAGCCACGATGCCGAATGGTCAGGGTTTTGACTTCTCGTACGGCCATATGGGCGGATGCATCGACAACTACTCTCACTTCTTCTACTGGGCGGGTCCGAATCGTCACGATCTCTGGCGAAACGGGGAAGAAATCTGGGAGGATGGACAATTCTTCCCTGACCTAATGGTTCGCGAGTGCAAAGACTTCATCGGCCAGGAACCGGATCAACCATTCTTTCTGTATTGGGCGATCAATGTCCCGCATTACCCGATGCAGGGGACCGAACGATGGAGAGAGGTTTACAAGGACCTGCCCGCTCCACGTCGAATGTATGCAGAGTTCGTTTCAACGATGGATGAGAAAGTGGGCGAAGTTCTCGACTTTCTCGATGAGCAAGGGATGAGAGAAAACACGATTGTGATTCTGCAGTCTGACCACGGTCACTCGACCGAAGAACGAGCGTTTTTCGGAGGCGGCAATGCCGGAAATCTTCGCGGAGCCAAAGGCTGCCTCTTTGAGGGGGGAGTTCGCGTTCCGAGCTTTATTTCCTGGCCAGAGAAGATTCCTCAGGGCGAAGTCCGCGACCAGATGGTTTTCGGTTGTGACTGGTATCCAACAATTCTTGAATTGTGCGACGTTGAACCGGTTGATCATCACCTCGATGGAAAGAGCATCGCTAGCGTTGTCATCAAAAACGAAGCGTCCCCTCACGAAGAATTGTTCTGGCAACTTGGGTCTGGGAATAAGCCGCAACTCGCACTCCGATCCGGACAATGGAAATTGCTGATTCATCCTCAAGACCGAAGCGATAAAGGCGAACTCACCGCCGATGACGATGTCTTTCTGGTGAATCTCCAAAGCGATCCTGAAGAGATGACCAATGTGGCGAAACAACACCCTGACGTCGTTCAAGAATTGACCGCCCGCATCGAAACGTTGCGTGAGGACTGGCAAGAGTAG
- the hisC gene encoding histidinol-phosphate transaminase, with product MTSLFRPDVEALAGYTPGEQPQETGWVKLNTNENPYPPSPTVVAAIKQAAEGRLNVYPDPLGRKFCQVAAEVYGVDPDWILPANGSDENLTILVRAFADKNDLIAYPYPSYVLYETLAEIQGTRRARLQLNEDWSWDLQRNRPLIEQAKMLFLPNPNSPSGNSWSLDCIQKLVPPNGVLVHDEAYGDFAANPHRMELLRSEVGNQVVVTKTLSKSYSLAGLRFGFCIAQPDLIRGMRKVKDSYNCDMIAMAAAEAALRDQDWMLANRNKILNTRTQLEAALTKLGFDVVPSDANFVWATHPVLKHQTIYEGLKARKVLIRFMQFPGGIEPCDRYPDGKLDGLRITVGTDEEIQSFLKTLRVVIDESAST from the coding sequence ATGACGTCACTGTTCCGGCCCGATGTTGAAGCCCTTGCTGGTTACACCCCTGGAGAACAACCTCAAGAAACTGGATGGGTCAAGCTCAACACCAACGAAAACCCATATCCTCCGTCGCCAACAGTTGTTGCGGCGATCAAGCAAGCAGCGGAGGGTCGGCTGAATGTTTATCCCGATCCATTGGGGCGGAAGTTCTGCCAGGTTGCGGCGGAGGTTTACGGAGTCGATCCCGACTGGATTCTCCCTGCGAACGGCAGTGACGAAAACCTGACCATTCTCGTTCGAGCGTTTGCCGACAAGAACGATCTGATCGCGTACCCGTACCCGAGTTACGTTCTGTACGAAACTCTTGCCGAAATTCAAGGAACACGCAGAGCCCGGCTGCAACTCAATGAGGACTGGTCCTGGGATTTACAGCGAAATCGACCGCTGATCGAACAAGCGAAAATGCTGTTTCTTCCGAATCCAAATTCTCCTTCAGGGAATTCGTGGTCGCTGGACTGCATTCAGAAACTCGTTCCGCCGAACGGAGTGCTGGTTCACGATGAAGCTTACGGCGACTTCGCTGCGAATCCGCATCGTATGGAACTTCTCCGTTCCGAGGTGGGCAATCAGGTTGTTGTGACCAAGACTCTCAGCAAATCTTACAGCCTCGCCGGATTACGCTTCGGTTTTTGCATCGCCCAGCCCGACTTGATTCGCGGAATGCGAAAAGTCAAGGACAGCTACAACTGCGACATGATTGCCATGGCAGCCGCTGAAGCAGCACTGCGTGATCAGGACTGGATGCTTGCCAACCGAAACAAGATTCTCAACACGCGCACCCAGCTTGAAGCTGCTTTGACTAAGTTGGGATTTGACGTTGTTCCAAGCGATGCCAACTTCGTTTGGGCCACGCATCCGGTGCTCAAGCACCAGACGATTTACGAAGGGCTCAAAGCTCGCAAAGTCCTGATTCGATTCATGCAGTTCCCTGGTGGAATTGAGCCGTGCGATCGATACCCCGATGGAAAACTCGACGGTTTGCGAATCACAGTGGGCACGGACGAAGAGATTCAGAGTTTTCTGAAAACACTTCGAGTTGTCATCGACGAGTCAGCATCGACTTAA